In Ciconia boyciana chromosome 3, ASM3463844v1, whole genome shotgun sequence, a genomic segment contains:
- the TBPL1 gene encoding TATA box-binding protein-like 1 — MDADSDVALDILITNVVCVFRTRCHLNLRKIALEGANVIYKRDVGKVLMKLRKPRITATIWSSGKVICTGATSEEEAKFGARRLARSLQKLGFQVIFTDFKVVNVLAVCNMPFEIRLPEFTKNNRPHASYEPELHPAVCYRIKTLRATLQIFSTGSITVTGPNVKAVASAVEQIYPFVFESRK, encoded by the exons ATGGATGCGGACAGTGATGTTGCACTGGACATTTTAATCACAAATGTAGTGTGTGTTTTTAGAACAAGATGTCATTTAAACTTGAGAAAGATCGCATTAGAGGGAGCAAATGTGATATACAAGCGTGATGTTGGG aaagtaTTAATGAAGCTTAGGAAACCTAGGATTACGGCCACAATTTGGTCCTCAGGAAAAGTTATTTGCACAGGAGCCACAAG TGAAGAAGAAGCTAAATTTGGTGCCAGACGATTAGCTCGTAGTCTACAGAAACTAGGTTTTCAG gtaattttcacagattttaaagTTGTGAATGTTTTAGCAGTGTGCAACATGCCCTTTGAGATCAGATTGCCAGAATTTACGAAGAATAACAGACCTCATGCGAG ttaTGAACCAGAACTTCATCCTGCCGTGTGTTACAGAATAAAAACTCTCAGAGCTACCTTACAGATTTTTTCCACAGGCAGTATCACAGTTACAG GGCCAAACGTAAAGGCTGTTGCCAGTGCTGTGGAACAGATTTACCCATTCGTGTTtgaaagcaggaaataa